The Vitis riparia cultivar Riparia Gloire de Montpellier isolate 1030 chromosome 10, EGFV_Vit.rip_1.0, whole genome shotgun sequence genome includes a region encoding these proteins:
- the LOC117923413 gene encoding alpha-galactosidase-like, whose protein sequence is MGESGLHACGLFVLTVMMVVGVGVGASCGGAPGLLNSESTETTSWRNLLANGLACTPQMGWNSWNHFGCKIDENLIKETADAMVSSGLAALGYHYVNLDDCWGEKNRDSDGNLVAKHSTFPSGIKALADYVHKKGLKFGIYSDAGTQTCSKTMPGSLGHEEQDAKTFASWEVDYLKYDNCENTGIRPQERYIKMSKALLNSGRSIFFSLCEWGQEDPATWAKDVGNSWRTTGDIEDNWASMTSRADENDKWAAHAGPGGWNDPDMLEVGNGGMTKEEYQSHFSIWALAKAPLLIGCDVRSMDNSTFELLSNKEVIAVNQDELGVQGRKVKKDGNLEVWAGPLSDNKVAVVLWNRGSSQANMTAHWSDIGLSPSAVVDARDLWADSTQSSVQGQLWAQVDSHACKMYILTPK, encoded by the exons ATGGGTGAGTCCGGCTTGCATGCGTGTGGGTTGTTTGTGCTGACTGTGATGAtggtggtgggggtgggggtgggggcgAGTTGTGGGGGAGCCCCAGGGCTTCTGAATTCTGAGTCAACAGAGACCACCAGTTGGAGGAATCTTTTGGCCAATGGCCTTGCCTGCACTCCTCAGATGGG ATGGAACAGCTGGAACCATTTTGGTTGCAAGATTGATGAGAATTTGATTAAGGAAacag CTGATGCAATGGTGTCAAGTGGCCTTGCTGCATTAGGATACcattatgttaatttag ATGACTGTTGGGGCGAAAAGAACAGAGATTCTGAC gGGAATTTGGTTGCTAAGCATTCAACATTTCCTTCAGGCATCAAGGCTCTAGCAGATTACGTTCACAAGAAAGGGTTAAAGTTTGGAATTTATTCAGATGCGGG TACTCAAACTTGCAGTAAGACCATGCCTGGTTCACTAGGCCATGAAGAACAAGATGCAAAAACCTTTGCCTCATGG GAAGTCGATTACTTAAAATATGATAACTGTGAAAACACCGGTATAAGGCCTCAGGAAAG GTACATTAAGATGAGTAAGGCTTTACTGAATTCAGGAAGATCCATATTTTTCTCCTTATGTGAATG GGGACAAGAAGATCCTGCTACTTGGGCTAAGGATGTAGGAAATAGTTGGAGGACAACGGGAGACATTGAAGACAACTGGGCTAG CATGACATCTCGGGCAGATGAGAATGACAAATGGGCAGCGCATGCTGGCCCTGGTGGATGGAATG ATCCTGACATGCTTGAAGTAGGAAATGGTGGCATGACAAAAGAGGAGTACCAGTCTCACTTCAGCATATGGGCATTAGCTAAA GCCCCATTGTTGATTGGCTGCGATGTTCGATCAATGGATAATTCAACCTTTGAATTGCTTAGCAATAAGGAGGTTATTGCTGTCAATCAAG ATGAACTTGGTGTTCAAGGGAGAAAGGTTAAGAAAGACGGGAATCTTGAG gtATGGGCGGGTCCTCTCTCTGATAACAAGGTGGCTGTAGTCCTTTGGAACAGAGGATCATCGCAAGCAAATATGACAGCTCATTGGTCAGATATAGGCCTCAGTCCCTCAGCTGTTGTTGATGCTCGAGACTTATGGGCC GATTCAACTCAATCATCGGTTCAAGGACAACTTTGGGCCCAAGTGGATTCTCATGCTTGTAAAATGTATATCCTCACACCCAAGTAG
- the LOC117924105 gene encoding alpha-galactosidase-like — translation MKRKLLDNGLGQTPQMGWNSYNHFPCKLSEELIHQIADAMVSTGLSALGYKYINLDDCWAELNRDSKGNLVPKASIFPSGMKALADYVHSKGLKIGIYADAGTLTCSKTMPGSLNYEEQDANTFASWGIDYLKYDNCHNNGLSPQERYSNMSKALLNTGRPIFYSLCEWGQDNPATWASSIGNSWRTTGDIKDTWESMTSRADLNDVWASYAGPGGWNDPDMLEVGNGGMSTEEYRSHFSIWALAKAPLLIGCDIRSMDNETFELLSNKEVIEVNQDKLGAQGKKVKKTGDLEVWSGPLSDNRVAVVLWNRESSEATIIADWSDIGLNSSAVVDARDLWTHSTIYSIRHQLKATVEAHACKMYALTPH, via the exons ATGAAAAGGAAGCTGTTGGATAATGGTCTTGGTCAAACTCCTCAGATGGG ATGGAACAGTTATAATCACTTTCCTTGCAAGCTCAGTGAAGAACTAATTCACCAGAtag CTGATGCAATGGTTTCAACTGGCCTCTCAGCCCTCGGATacaagtatattaatttgg ATGACTGTTGGGCTGAATTGAATAGAGACTCCAAG GGAAATCTAGTACCAAAAGCTTCAATTTTTCCCTCTGGTATGAAGGCTTTAGCAGATTACGTCCACAGCAAAGGGCTCAAGATTGGAATTTATGCTGATGCCGG GACATTGACTTGCAGCAAGACAATGCCAGGGTCACTAAATTACGAGGAGCAGGATGCCAACACTTTTGCTTCTTGG GGAATTGACTATCTGAAGTATGATAATTGCCACAATAATGGACTGAGCCCACAAGAAAG ATATTCAAATATGAGCAAAGCTCTTCTCAACACAGGCAGACCCATCTTCTACTCTCTATGTGAATG GGGCCAGGACAACCCTGCAACATGGGCAAGTAGTATTGGAAACAGTTGGAGAACAACTGGAGACATTAAAGATACTTGGGAGAG TATGACATCGCGTGCTGACCTTAATGATGTGTGGGCATCTTATGCTGGACCTGGTGGATGGAATG ACCCAGACATGCTTGAAGTAGGCAATGGAGGAATGTCAACCGAGGAGTACCGCTCTCACTTTAGCATCTGGGCTTTAGCAAAG GCCCCACTTCTTATTGGGTGCGACATTAGGTCCATGGATAATGAAACGTTCGAGTTGCTAAGCAACAAGGAGGTTATTGAGGTTAATCAAG ATAAGCTTGGGGCTCAAGGGAAAAAAGTAAAGAAGACTGGAGATCTAGAG GTTTGGTCTGGTCCCCTCAGTGACAATAGGGTGGCAGTGGTCCTGTGGAATAGAGAATCTTCTGAGGCAACGATAATTGCAGATTGGAGCGATATTGGGCTGAATTCATCAGCAGTTGTTGATGCTCGGGACTTATGGACG CATTCAACTATATACTCAATTCGACATCAACTCAAGGCAACTGTTGAAGCTCATGCTTGCAAGATGTATGCTCTCACACCACATTAA